Proteins encoded within one genomic window of Pseudalkalibacillus sp. SCS-8:
- a CDS encoding PAS domain S-box protein, translating to MQKTSTTSYEMNQALLDQLSDGFIRTDYDGTILCANQTLMDWLGEGQAEELTINQLFPALRREKMIDGKPYNAELQRLDGTFKKVELSFFGGQGKVDYLVRQCSCEEAVTETDREKIAFPPIDNRHDFPIFLIDLDGTIRDVNDAAMQTLHSNRQALLGSTFMEFVEADQKQIDDCLRSIQEGDIKTFDVLMKASDGGVSEFLFTHLPLYIDCQLAGAYCIARNNSDLRRTQEALFESEQRYRQLVEHSPDPVCLHDSERIIYVNDVAAQLVGVKDKGDLIGRPIDEFIHSDDRNDSHLRIQKVKQGIRMEQLFPMKVVRPDGVVLEMEGKSIPIKENGNTYVLAVFRDVTEKNQAKRSLQRSERQYRSLFLHNPDGIYSINLKGELTSINPAIIRITGYTEAEQIGRHYSEFLLKEDQEQVIKKYESIFSGETIEFEKRMKRKNGDTIIVRVIGFPMIVENEIIGMYGILRDITDEKRSEELLRRSEKLTVVGELAAAVAHEIRNPLTSIKGFIQMLENGVPEKELYYQIVLSELDRIEQIISELLVLAKPQSICFQKKKIGNLITHVLKLLEGQANLHNIQFNMDLEAGSEMINCEENQLKQVFINLIKNAIEVMPNGGTITVTCKKAEKNNLLIRIVDEGPGIPKDRLSRLGEPFYTTKEKGTGLGLMVSFKIIKDHQGSMHFSSTVKKGTTVDVLLPLSQR from the coding sequence GTGCAGAAGACATCCACCACCTCATATGAAATGAATCAAGCTTTACTTGACCAGCTGTCTGATGGCTTTATACGAACAGACTATGATGGAACTATACTCTGTGCCAATCAGACGCTAATGGATTGGTTGGGGGAAGGGCAAGCTGAAGAACTTACCATCAATCAACTCTTTCCTGCGTTGCGACGGGAAAAAATGATTGATGGAAAACCATATAATGCTGAGCTTCAACGATTGGATGGGACATTTAAGAAAGTCGAGCTTTCTTTTTTCGGGGGACAGGGGAAGGTCGATTACTTGGTACGCCAATGTTCATGTGAAGAAGCAGTAACGGAAACAGACCGAGAAAAAATAGCATTTCCACCAATTGATAACCGACATGATTTTCCGATCTTCCTTATTGATTTGGACGGAACAATTCGTGACGTGAATGATGCGGCGATGCAAACTCTTCATTCTAATCGTCAAGCATTACTCGGAAGTACCTTTATGGAATTCGTTGAGGCAGATCAAAAGCAAATCGATGACTGTCTTCGCTCGATTCAAGAGGGGGACATCAAAACGTTTGACGTCCTGATGAAAGCAAGTGATGGAGGGGTAAGTGAATTCCTCTTTACCCATTTACCACTATATATTGATTGTCAGCTAGCTGGTGCCTATTGCATCGCCAGGAACAATTCCGATTTGCGAAGAACACAGGAGGCGTTGTTCGAATCTGAACAACGATACAGACAGCTTGTGGAACATTCACCTGATCCGGTATGCTTGCATGACTCTGAGCGGATCATTTATGTGAACGATGTGGCTGCTCAATTAGTGGGCGTGAAGGATAAAGGCGATCTAATCGGCCGCCCGATCGATGAATTCATCCATTCTGATGATCGTAATGACTCCCATCTACGTATTCAAAAAGTTAAGCAAGGCATCCGAATGGAGCAGTTGTTCCCGATGAAAGTCGTCCGTCCGGATGGCGTTGTCCTTGAAATGGAAGGGAAATCGATTCCAATCAAGGAGAATGGAAATACCTATGTCCTTGCCGTCTTCCGGGATGTCACAGAAAAGAATCAAGCAAAACGATCGTTACAAAGAAGTGAAAGACAGTATCGCTCCTTATTCCTGCATAACCCTGATGGGATTTATTCCATCAACTTGAAGGGTGAATTAACAAGCATAAATCCGGCTATCATTAGAATAACCGGCTATACAGAAGCGGAGCAGATCGGAAGGCATTACTCCGAGTTCCTTCTGAAAGAAGATCAAGAACAAGTTATTAAGAAATACGAAAGCATTTTCAGCGGGGAAACAATAGAATTCGAGAAACGGATGAAGCGGAAAAATGGAGACACCATTATTGTTCGAGTTATAGGCTTCCCGATGATCGTAGAAAATGAGATCATCGGTATGTATGGAATTCTAAGGGACATCACCGACGAAAAGCGGTCTGAGGAGCTTTTGCGCAGGTCCGAAAAACTGACGGTTGTCGGCGAGTTGGCAGCGGCAGTCGCGCATGAAATCCGGAATCCACTCACCTCAATCAAGGGCTTCATCCAGATGCTTGAAAACGGTGTTCCTGAGAAAGAACTGTATTATCAGATCGTCCTATCCGAACTAGACCGGATCGAGCAAATCATCAGTGAGCTGCTCGTACTGGCAAAACCGCAAAGCATCTGCTTCCAAAAGAAAAAAATCGGTAACCTGATCACGCATGTCCTTAAATTGTTAGAAGGTCAAGCCAACCTTCACAATATCCAGTTCAACATGGATCTGGAGGCAGGTTCAGAAATGATCAATTGTGAAGAAAACCAATTGAAGCAAGTCTTCATCAACCTGATTAAAAATGCGATTGAAGTGATGCCGAATGGAGGTACAATAACAGTCACCTGTAAAAAGGCAGAGAAAAATAATCTTCTTATCAGGATCGTGGATGAAGGACCAGGCATTCCGAAGGATCGCCTTTCTAGACTAGGCGAGCCGTTCTATACGACGAAGGAGAAAGGAACGGGGCTCGGATTGATGGTAAGCTTCAAAATCATCAAGGATCATCAAGGATCGATGCATTTTTCAAGTACGGTCAAAAAAGGCACGACAGTGGATGTATTGCTCCCTTTATCACAGCGTTAG
- the speB gene encoding agmatinase produces MRFEEAYSGNVFIKSHPDLEDSQVVIYGMPMDWTVSFRPGSRFGPAKIREVSLGLEEYSPYMDRELEEVKFYDAGDIPLPFGNPQNSIDMIEDYVGKILDAGKFPLGIGGEHLVSWPVFKALHKKYDDFAIIHIDAHADLREEYEGEPLSHSTPIRKACELIGPENVYSFGIRSGMKEEFQYAKDSGMYMAKFDVAEPLKEVLPKLAGRNVYVTIDIDVLDPAHAPGTGTAEAGGITSKELLEAIVLIAKSDVNVIGADLVEVAPIYDHSEQTPIAASKFIREMLLGWVK; encoded by the coding sequence ATGCGATTTGAAGAAGCGTATTCAGGTAATGTGTTCATCAAAAGTCATCCCGACCTTGAAGATAGCCAGGTCGTCATCTATGGCATGCCGATGGACTGGACGGTCAGCTTCCGTCCTGGTTCACGATTCGGTCCTGCTAAAATCCGTGAGGTCTCTCTTGGATTGGAAGAGTACAGCCCTTACATGGACCGCGAGCTTGAAGAAGTGAAATTTTACGATGCAGGAGATATCCCGCTTCCGTTCGGGAATCCGCAAAACAGCATCGACATGATCGAGGACTACGTCGGAAAGATTCTCGATGCCGGAAAATTCCCGCTCGGAATCGGAGGCGAACACCTCGTATCATGGCCAGTGTTCAAAGCGCTTCATAAGAAGTATGATGATTTTGCGATCATCCATATTGATGCACATGCGGACCTGCGTGAAGAATACGAAGGCGAACCGCTCTCCCATTCGACACCGATCCGTAAAGCGTGTGAGTTGATCGGACCTGAGAATGTCTATTCATTCGGCATCCGTTCAGGAATGAAGGAAGAGTTCCAATATGCAAAAGACTCTGGCATGTATATGGCGAAGTTTGACGTAGCAGAACCGTTGAAGGAAGTCTTGCCGAAGCTTGCAGGACGGAATGTATACGTAACGATTGATATTGATGTCCTTGACCCTGCTCATGCTCCAGGAACGGGTACAGCGGAAGCAGGCGGCATCACATCAAAAGAGCTGCTTGAAGCGATTGTCTTGATTGCGAAGTCGGACGTGAATGTGATTGGAGCGGATCTTGTCGAGGTTGCACCGATCTATGATCACTCTGAGCAAACACCGATTGCTGCAAGCAAATTCATTCGCGAAATGCTCCTTGGTTGGGTGAAATAA
- the speE gene encoding polyamine aminopropyltransferase yields the protein MELWYTEKQTERFGITAKIKRTLHTEQTDFQRLDMIETEEFGNMLVLDGMVMTTQKDEFVYHEMVAHVPLFTHPNPKHVLVVGGGDGGVIREVLKHPSVEKAVLVEIDGKVIEYSKKYLPEIAGDLDDPRVDVQVDDGFMHIAKSENEYDVIMVDSTEPVGPAAKLFERGFYEGISKALKEDGIFVAQTDNPWFKADLISQVNRDVKEIFPVTRLYTANIPTYPSGLWTFTIGSKKHDPLKVEEDRFHEIDTKYYTKELHTAAFALPKFVRDLVE from the coding sequence ATGGAATTATGGTATACGGAAAAGCAGACGGAACGCTTTGGAATTACAGCGAAAATCAAGCGGACGCTACATACAGAGCAAACCGATTTCCAACGCTTGGATATGATTGAAACGGAAGAATTCGGGAACATGCTTGTTCTCGATGGCATGGTCATGACAACGCAAAAGGACGAATTCGTCTATCATGAAATGGTCGCGCACGTCCCGCTCTTTACACACCCGAACCCGAAGCACGTACTTGTAGTCGGTGGTGGAGATGGAGGCGTCATCCGTGAAGTATTGAAGCACCCATCCGTTGAAAAAGCAGTGCTGGTCGAAATTGACGGGAAAGTGATCGAGTATTCGAAAAAATACTTGCCTGAAATTGCAGGAGACCTGGACGACCCACGTGTTGATGTTCAAGTGGATGATGGATTCATGCACATTGCAAAAAGTGAGAATGAGTATGACGTTATCATGGTAGATTCCACTGAGCCTGTAGGTCCAGCTGCAAAGCTATTTGAACGTGGCTTTTACGAAGGGATCTCCAAGGCATTGAAGGAAGACGGCATTTTCGTCGCTCAAACGGACAACCCTTGGTTCAAAGCGGACCTCATTTCCCAAGTGAACCGTGACGTAAAAGAGATTTTCCCTGTAACGCGACTTTATACAGCAAATATCCCGACTTACCCGAGCGGTTTGTGGACGTTCACGATCGGCTCGAAAAAGCATGATCCATTGAAGGTCGAAGAAGACCGTTTCCATGAAATTGATACGAAGTACTATACGAAGGAATTACACACAGCTGCATTCGCGTTGCCTAAGTTCGTGCGTGATTTAGTCGAGTAG
- a CDS encoding PBP1A family penicillin-binding protein: MEIIKIDRLKKNWKWAWLWIRTLILLSIPVVVIGCAFFIYIHVLGPPPLKVPQTTVFYGADGTIIGEHEPLGQNRFWVKLEDVSPALIEATIAVEDRKFYNHHGFDLRRIAAALLADIKAGAKVQGASTITQQYSRNLFLAPDKTWERKLKEAFYAVRIEANYTKEEILQGYLNTIYYGHGNYGVEAASQYYFGKSAKALNLAEASLLAGIPKGPSYYSPLKNMENARVRQQIVLDSMVATGKISETQALKAYQTPIEIIGKASLPEEKASYFQDEVEYLLKNRVGLDPEEVALGGYHVYTTLDTELQKKADHWVEKTIPDISTIQVGMVALDPRSGDVKAMVGGRSYEESTYNRATQARRAPGSTFKPFLYYAALKKGYTPSSLLRSEPTTFYEGEENQYTPENFGNYYANEEITLAQAMAVSDNVYAVKTNIFIGTDQLVKTAKDFGIKSELAPIPSLALGTKPVGVLEMVSAYSVFANKGVRSEPRFIKKIVDYKGDVVYEQEVVKKRVIDPEYAYVMTDLLRGVFDQRLNDYTRVTGASISGLINRPTAGKTGSTNYDNWIIGYTPQLVTGVWTGYDKGKTLHEFNDVLYSKNIWGHFMKDALADRPIVQFRKPKGVVGVYINPDSGLLSNKNCPEKRLSYYIAGTEPTEYCEGKAPVKEKKRTAPDQREQPGIFKRIWHWLSN; the protein is encoded by the coding sequence ATGGAAATCATCAAAATTGACCGCTTGAAGAAAAACTGGAAATGGGCCTGGCTATGGATTCGTACGTTGATCCTTTTATCCATACCGGTCGTTGTAATCGGTTGCGCCTTTTTCATTTATATCCATGTGCTCGGTCCTCCACCATTAAAGGTTCCACAAACGACGGTATTTTATGGAGCAGACGGGACGATCATCGGGGAACATGAGCCCCTTGGTCAAAACCGATTCTGGGTCAAGCTTGAGGATGTTTCTCCTGCGCTGATTGAAGCGACCATTGCTGTTGAAGATCGTAAATTTTACAATCACCATGGTTTCGACCTCAGACGGATTGCAGCTGCCCTTCTAGCTGACATAAAAGCTGGTGCGAAGGTCCAAGGGGCGAGTACGATCACCCAGCAATATTCTCGGAATCTATTTCTTGCTCCTGATAAAACGTGGGAGCGGAAGTTGAAGGAAGCTTTTTATGCAGTAAGGATTGAAGCGAATTATACCAAGGAAGAGATTTTGCAAGGATACTTGAATACGATCTATTACGGTCATGGAAATTACGGAGTCGAAGCGGCTTCTCAATATTATTTCGGAAAATCGGCCAAAGCACTCAATCTTGCAGAAGCAAGTCTTCTTGCAGGAATACCGAAGGGGCCTTCCTATTACAGCCCACTGAAGAACATGGAAAATGCTAGGGTGCGGCAACAAATCGTATTGGACTCGATGGTTGCCACAGGAAAAATATCAGAAACACAGGCGTTGAAGGCTTATCAGACGCCTATTGAAATCATCGGAAAAGCAAGCTTGCCAGAAGAAAAAGCGTCCTACTTCCAGGATGAAGTGGAGTACCTTTTGAAAAACAGAGTAGGTCTTGATCCAGAGGAAGTCGCACTTGGCGGCTATCACGTCTACACGACGCTCGATACCGAGCTTCAGAAAAAAGCCGATCATTGGGTGGAGAAGACGATACCTGATATTTCGACTATCCAGGTCGGCATGGTCGCCCTTGACCCGAGAAGCGGGGACGTGAAAGCGATGGTCGGGGGTCGGTCTTATGAAGAGAGCACCTATAACCGGGCAACCCAGGCAAGACGTGCACCTGGATCGACCTTCAAGCCGTTCCTCTATTACGCAGCTCTGAAAAAGGGATATACCCCTTCCAGCCTGTTGCGAAGTGAGCCGACGACGTTTTATGAAGGGGAAGAAAACCAGTATACCCCTGAAAATTTCGGAAACTATTATGCAAACGAAGAGATCACGTTAGCTCAAGCGATGGCGGTGTCGGATAACGTGTATGCTGTGAAGACGAACATCTTCATCGGAACGGACCAGCTCGTCAAAACAGCCAAGGATTTCGGAATCAAGAGCGAGTTGGCTCCAATCCCTTCCCTTGCTCTCGGAACGAAGCCTGTTGGTGTCCTCGAGATGGTTTCCGCTTACAGTGTTTTTGCGAATAAAGGCGTAAGGAGCGAGCCCCGTTTTATTAAGAAAATCGTCGATTACAAGGGCGATGTCGTCTATGAACAAGAGGTCGTCAAGAAGCGTGTCATCGATCCAGAATACGCCTATGTAATGACGGACCTTTTACGAGGGGTATTTGATCAGCGGCTTAACGATTACACACGGGTGACAGGAGCGTCCATAAGCGGTCTGATTAATCGACCCACAGCAGGAAAGACGGGTTCCACAAACTATGACAACTGGATCATCGGGTATACTCCACAACTCGTGACAGGCGTCTGGACAGGCTATGATAAAGGAAAAACGTTGCATGAATTCAATGATGTGTTGTACTCAAAAAATATTTGGGGACATTTCATGAAGGATGCATTGGCGGATCGCCCTATCGTACAGTTCCGGAAGCCCAAAGGAGTCGTCGGGGTCTATATCAATCCGGATAGTGGATTGCTCTCGAACAAAAATTGCCCTGAAAAACGTCTTTCGTATTATATCGCTGGTACAGAGCCGACAGAGTATTGTGAAGGGAAAGCGCCTGTGAAGGAGAAGAAGCGAACAGCTCCAGATCAACGTGAGCAGCCTGGTATTTTCAAACGGATCTGGCATTGGTTATCGAATTAG
- a CDS encoding YwhD family protein codes for MKDLFNNDNNKGNSEKKQKKTQGFTILSGDSTDGHGGYGVGTINLNNLTPIFVDPTDEEVFIDMGALHARSSVEKRIKFTANREDAPNSKLYWLVWVMVDSSSEGPYYAGLGACELQVDAEARRGYKSMPEHVNNMDKALKKRVVADHMDDKSKALLKKFLIDHNEEFWNRASEDVKNALN; via the coding sequence ATGAAGGATCTCTTTAATAACGATAACAATAAAGGGAACAGTGAAAAGAAACAGAAGAAAACGCAAGGCTTTACGATATTAAGCGGAGACTCGACGGATGGTCACGGAGGCTATGGTGTCGGTACGATCAACTTGAATAACCTCACACCGATCTTTGTCGACCCAACAGATGAAGAAGTGTTCATCGACATGGGTGCTCTTCATGCGCGTAGTTCGGTTGAAAAGCGCATCAAATTTACGGCAAACCGTGAAGATGCACCGAATTCAAAGCTCTATTGGCTTGTCTGGGTCATGGTCGACAGCTCCAGTGAGGGACCTTATTACGCTGGATTGGGAGCATGTGAGCTGCAAGTTGATGCAGAGGCAAGAAGAGGGTATAAAAGTATGCCTGAGCATGTGAATAACATGGATAAGGCATTGAAGAAGCGGGTTGTCGCAGATCACATGGATGACAAATCCAAGGCTTTACTGAAAAAGTTCTTGATTGATCATAATGAGGAATTCTGGAATCGTGCATCAGAAGATGTGAAGAATGCCCTCAACTAG
- a CDS encoding NCS2 family permease — MLTKFFKLRENQTSVKTEIIAGVTTFLTMVYIVVVNPGILSEAGAPFDAVFMATIIATIVGTLWMGLFANYPIAIAPGMGLNAYFAYSVVGGMEISYEVAFGAVFISGILFVILSLTPFRKKLIEAIPSNLKHGITAGIGLFIAFIGLRLTGLVVSHPVNLVALGDLHSPTVLLTLFGLAVTLILMALNVHGALFFGMVGTGVVAYFTGHLSFEKVVALPSMPDAFIFGSPITAITDMFQYGLYAAVFSFLLVTIFDTTGTMIGVAEQAGLMKGKTMPRARQALLADSVATSVGAVFGTSPTSAYIESSSGVAAGGRTGLTNMVVAFLFLIAMFFAPLVGAISGLAAITAPTLIIVGSFMLSSLAKIDWNTFDEAFPAFLIILTMPLTSSIATGIALGFISYPLLKVVRGKWREVHPLVMLFAVLFFIQLAFVPH; from the coding sequence ATGTTAACGAAATTTTTCAAGCTTCGAGAAAACCAAACGAGTGTCAAAACCGAAATTATCGCGGGTGTGACGACCTTCTTGACGATGGTCTATATTGTTGTCGTCAACCCTGGTATTTTGAGTGAAGCCGGAGCACCATTCGATGCAGTCTTCATGGCGACGATTATCGCAACCATCGTCGGAACGTTATGGATGGGGCTGTTTGCGAATTATCCGATTGCTATTGCGCCCGGCATGGGTTTGAATGCGTATTTTGCTTATTCTGTTGTTGGCGGTATGGAGATTTCCTACGAAGTGGCATTCGGTGCCGTGTTCATTTCAGGGATTTTATTTGTCATCCTCTCTTTGACGCCATTCCGTAAAAAGCTGATTGAAGCAATTCCATCCAACCTGAAGCACGGCATTACGGCAGGTATCGGATTGTTCATTGCTTTCATCGGACTGCGTCTGACCGGTCTAGTCGTTTCTCACCCTGTTAACCTTGTTGCCCTTGGAGATCTTCATTCTCCGACAGTGCTTTTGACGTTATTCGGACTAGCTGTGACGTTGATCTTGATGGCCTTGAATGTTCATGGTGCTCTTTTCTTCGGCATGGTCGGCACAGGTGTGGTCGCGTATTTTACCGGCCATTTGTCGTTTGAGAAAGTCGTTGCGCTTCCATCGATGCCGGATGCATTCATCTTTGGTAGCCCGATTACAGCGATTACGGATATGTTCCAATACGGCCTATACGCTGCTGTGTTCTCCTTCCTTCTTGTTACGATTTTCGATACGACCGGAACAATGATCGGGGTTGCAGAACAGGCAGGATTGATGAAGGGGAAAACAATGCCTCGCGCACGTCAAGCACTATTGGCTGATTCGGTCGCCACATCAGTCGGTGCTGTTTTCGGAACAAGTCCGACGAGTGCATATATCGAGTCCTCTTCCGGTGTTGCAGCTGGAGGACGGACAGGTTTGACGAATATGGTCGTCGCTTTCTTGTTCCTTATCGCCATGTTTTTCGCCCCACTTGTCGGTGCAATTTCCGGGCTCGCGGCGATCACTGCCCCGACCTTAATCATCGTCGGAAGCTTCATGCTATCAAGCCTCGCTAAGATCGATTGGAATACTTTCGATGAAGCGTTCCCAGCATTCTTAATCATACTGACGATGCCTTTAACATCAAGTATTGCGACGGGAATTGCTCTTGGATTCATATCTTACCCGTTATTGAAAGTCGTACGCGGAAAATGGCGTGAGGTTCATCCGCTCGTCATGCTGTTCGCCGTTTTATTCTTCATCCAACTCGCATTTGTACCACACTAA
- a CDS encoding glycerophosphodiester phosphodiesterase, which translates to MVQSKFRRLGMLLFSLSLVMLFVTIPSVQANSEEEDDQDDGVEVVAHRGAAGYAPENTIAAFEKAVDMDSDYIELDVQMSKDGQLVVIHDTTVDRTTDGTGKVGDLTYDALRELDAGSWFAPEFKGEHLPTLGEVLDEFRGKTKFLIELKAPSLYPGIEEKVAKALEARDMDDPEDDSVIVQSFDFNSMKMFNELNDDVPVGVLTWKSEDLTPEALEAFTEYADYVNPSKSKVDRELVNQIHDLDMGIMPWTVRAQEDVQPLMDAGVDGIITDYPDYVPEQSEEDED; encoded by the coding sequence TTGGTTCAATCAAAATTCAGACGCCTCGGCATGTTACTTTTCTCTTTATCCCTGGTGATGCTATTCGTCACGATTCCATCTGTACAAGCAAACTCTGAGGAAGAGGATGATCAGGACGATGGTGTTGAGGTCGTCGCTCACCGAGGAGCAGCAGGATATGCGCCCGAAAACACGATAGCAGCTTTCGAAAAGGCTGTTGATATGGACTCGGATTATATCGAACTCGATGTACAGATGAGTAAAGACGGTCAACTCGTTGTCATCCATGATACGACAGTGGATCGGACAACAGACGGAACCGGAAAAGTGGGAGACCTTACATATGACGCATTACGCGAGCTAGATGCCGGAAGCTGGTTTGCACCTGAATTCAAGGGTGAGCACCTGCCGACGTTGGGTGAAGTTTTGGATGAATTCCGCGGCAAAACGAAATTCTTGATCGAATTGAAAGCCCCTTCTCTCTACCCTGGAATAGAAGAAAAAGTAGCAAAAGCACTTGAAGCAAGAGATATGGATGATCCTGAAGACGATTCCGTCATCGTCCAGTCCTTTGATTTCAACTCCATGAAGATGTTCAATGAATTGAATGATGACGTACCGGTGGGTGTCCTTACTTGGAAGTCGGAGGACCTTACACCTGAAGCGTTAGAAGCTTTCACTGAGTACGCAGATTACGTCAATCCGAGTAAAAGCAAGGTGGATCGCGAGCTTGTCAACCAGATCCATGACCTTGATATGGGTATCATGCCTTGGACCGTACGTGCGCAGGAAGATGTGCAGCCCTTAATGGATGCAGGTGTGGACGGAATCATCACGGATTACCCGGATTACGTTCCCGAGCAATCTGAAGAGGACGAGGATTAA
- a CDS encoding DUF1992 domain-containing protein — protein sequence MNGISKDNEDGIVYQDLIGDIIKRSEKEGAFEHLKGKGKPQKLDGDLSYNPDRLLNKILKDNNVLPSWIQMDKEIEKRKAELAGYSNEYNIRKSIEEINKKIFNYNLSCPPSAQKPKLKFQDYLPNDS from the coding sequence GTGAATGGCATAAGTAAGGATAATGAGGATGGAATCGTTTATCAGGATCTAATTGGAGACATTATCAAGCGGTCGGAGAAGGAAGGTGCCTTCGAGCATCTGAAAGGGAAGGGAAAGCCGCAAAAGCTGGATGGGGACTTGAGTTATAATCCAGATCGGCTGTTGAATAAGATTTTGAAGGACAACAATGTGTTGCCTTCATGGATCCAGATGGATAAGGAGATCGAAAAGAGGAAGGCTGAACTTGCTGGATACTCGAATGAATACAACATTCGGAAATCCATTGAAGAAATTAATAAGAAGATCTTTAACTATAACTTAAGCTGTCCGCCTAGTGCCCAGAAACCTAAGCTGAAGTTTCAAGACTACCTGCCCAATGATTCATAA
- a CDS encoding YwgA family protein, whose amino-acid sequence MLEHHARLIALFNYAREVVGRKKLQKMVYIAKKLEFPFCEKYQFHFYGPYSEELTLRVEELCNLGFIEETKEKVSGYYQYRYTLTEQGEQFLKHYDLDLEPLQSCVDSMNEQPSRILELISTILYFDHLSKDEIIEKVQKVKQKQKYTSEEIEEAFQYIEDLKTQKTVVS is encoded by the coding sequence GTGCTTGAGCATCATGCGCGGTTGATAGCATTGTTCAATTATGCGAGGGAAGTAGTAGGTCGGAAGAAGCTTCAGAAGATGGTCTATATTGCGAAGAAGTTGGAGTTTCCATTTTGCGAGAAGTACCAATTCCATTTTTACGGTCCATACTCAGAAGAGTTGACGTTACGTGTCGAAGAATTATGTAACCTTGGTTTCATCGAGGAAACGAAAGAGAAGGTTTCTGGCTATTATCAATATCGTTATACATTGACCGAACAGGGTGAGCAGTTTCTGAAGCACTATGATTTGGATCTTGAGCCGCTTCAATCATGTGTCGACTCTATGAATGAACAGCCGTCTCGTATTTTGGAATTGATTTCGACCATTTTATATTTCGATCATCTCTCAAAGGACGAGATCATTGAAAAGGTGCAGAAGGTCAAACAGAAACAGAAATACACATCCGAGGAAATCGAGGAAGCGTTCCAATACATCGAAGATCTCAAAACCCAAAAAACAGTCGTATCCTAA
- a CDS encoding HD domain-containing protein translates to MNYMKQQLDEEKVFKDPVHRYIHVRDRIIWDLIGTKEFQRLRRIRQLGTTYLTFHGAEHSRFSHSLGVYEIVRRITEIFKDRPHWDDDERILCLSAALLHDVGHGPYSHSFEKVFNLDHEDFTQAIILGDTEVNAVLKRVDDDFPRKVSEVIAKTYENKLVVSMISSQIDADRMDYLLRDAYFTGVSYGQFDIERILRVMRPKEDQVVIKQSGMHAVEDYIMSRYQMYWQVYFHPVTRSAEVILSKILNRAKSLYDEGYTFKLEPLHFISLFNEKVDLEDYIKLDEGIIQYYFQAWQEEEDEILRDLCERFLNRRLFKYMEFNPNVHMEDWHKLYTLFVKAGIDPDYYLIVDSSSDLPYDFYRPGEEEERLPIHLLTRKNEYRELSRESTVVEAISGKKRTDHKLYYPADLISQVEDKEIKRKISEILEL, encoded by the coding sequence ATGAACTATATGAAGCAGCAATTAGATGAAGAAAAAGTATTCAAAGATCCCGTCCACAGGTACATACACGTACGTGATCGGATTATTTGGGACCTGATCGGAACAAAGGAGTTCCAGCGGTTAAGAAGGATTCGGCAGCTGGGGACAACATACTTGACGTTTCATGGTGCAGAACATAGCCGGTTCAGCCACTCATTAGGTGTTTATGAGATTGTCCGCCGGATTACGGAGATTTTCAAAGATCGACCACATTGGGATGATGACGAACGGATCTTATGCCTATCGGCAGCACTCCTCCATGATGTCGGTCATGGTCCCTATTCCCATTCGTTCGAAAAAGTGTTCAATTTGGATCACGAAGATTTCACTCAAGCAATCATTCTTGGTGATACCGAAGTCAATGCGGTTTTAAAACGGGTTGATGACGATTTTCCGAGGAAGGTTTCAGAGGTTATCGCGAAAACCTATGAAAATAAGCTGGTTGTGAGTATGATTTCGAGTCAAATTGATGCTGATCGAATGGATTATCTTTTACGAGATGCCTATTTCACAGGTGTTAGCTACGGTCAGTTCGACATCGAGCGAATTTTAAGAGTCATGCGGCCAAAAGAGGACCAGGTCGTCATCAAGCAAAGTGGAATGCATGCAGTTGAAGATTACATAATGAGCCGCTACCAGATGTACTGGCAGGTTTATTTCCACCCGGTTACACGAAGTGCGGAAGTGATTTTATCCAAGATCTTGAATCGAGCGAAGTCATTATATGACGAAGGGTATACCTTCAAGCTTGAGCCGCTTCATTTCATCTCCCTTTTCAACGAAAAGGTGGATCTGGAGGATTATATCAAGTTGGACGAGGGCATCATCCAATATTACTTCCAGGCATGGCAAGAGGAAGAGGATGAGATATTACGAGATCTTTGCGAGCGATTCTTGAACAGACGATTGTTCAAGTACATGGAGTTCAATCCAAATGTTCACATGGAGGATTGGCATAAGCTGTACACGTTGTTTGTCAAAGCGGGTATCGATCCGGATTATTACTTGATCGTGGATTCTTCATCTGATTTACCGTATGACTTCTACCGTCCGGGAGAGGAAGAAGAGCGTTTACCAATCCATCTTCTTACGAGAAAAAATGAATATCGTGAATTATCTCGTGAATCTACCGTTGTTGAAGCGATTTCAGGGAAAAAACGTACAGATCATAAGCTATATTATCCAGCTGATCTGATCAGTCAGGTCGAGGACAAAGAGATAAAGAGAAAAATAAGTGAGATATTAGAATTATAG